In the genome of Anabas testudineus chromosome 4, fAnaTes1.2, whole genome shotgun sequence, one region contains:
- the ect2 gene encoding protein ECT2 isoform X1, whose protein sequence is MADSSIVTLGTARSLLVDSSVYDSRIAETTKDHVFLGMAGEDGEDMLPKVETRVVLVGEAGRNEALVKALQAISVMEVPVVKIRDGEAGAEEKTMIKSIVNMDINTPFITTDNVQEFADGENTDFETVFVLADFDSSDYNYLYKHDNRIVGPPVVLYCAAKEEPLQFSCRPLYSTTMLNLSLCFTGFRNKEEMKNLVNLVHHMGGTIRKDFSTKVTHLIAHSTHGEKYRLAVCMGTPILTPSWIHKAWERRDEALFHAGEEEFRTEFKVPPFQDCILSFLGFSAEEKANMEERTLKHGGSYLEVGHDRCTHMVVEENSVKELPFSPSKKLFVVKQEWFWGSIQMDARAGESMYLYEKNDSPAMKKAVSLLSLTTPNSNRKRRRLRDTLAQLTKETEISPFPPPRKRQSAEHCLSIGSLLDISNTPETCKALTENRVGKNTVSNGDHTVTRNRTRRRKSRERRVRTEREEWRKRSNLNTRQQPDEWPQPRTSAESSKPSKSSTPVLSKQSARWQVSKELYQTESNYVDILNTILQLFKFPLEKEEQVGGPILAQEEIKTIFGSIPDIYEVHTRIKNDLEELLTDWLEERSVGDIILKYSKELVKTYPPFVNFFEMSKETIVRCEKQKPRFHAFLKINQAKPECGRQTLVELLIRPVQRLPSVALLLNDIKKHTSDDNPDKITLEKAIESLKEVMTHINEDKRKTEGQKQIFDVVYEVDGCPANLLSSHRSLVYRVETIALGDQPCDRGEHVTLFLFNDCLEIARKRHKVINTFKSPLGQTRPPPPLKHIALMPLSQIRRVLDLQDTEDCVNAFALVVRPPTEHENLLFSFQLAGEETVKSAWLRTLCRHVANTICRADAEDMIQCTDPDSLQVTTKDMDSTLSKASRAIKKTSKKVTRAFSFTKTPKRVIQRAFLANNTPDEKGQSCENHIGSSSTLAMSRSASTFSLSDSGKSSAVVQRSNSLDHPPVRARVPVCMRTPCSPAQKPVCSPSPCAAPESSHRLGPNYYPSPRESKSTHNDSLLTQPAQSNLGLSTPQQSTSISIPAIQKSTQLNSKDPQPKSSQHMSRHLPSAGFQPKLVTPLHCNTKERTFSESCRDPQIPLDPCKAVLTSPRRETLL, encoded by the exons ATGGCTGACAGCAGCATAGTGACTTTAGGGACAGCTCGGAGTCTGTTGGTGGATTCTTCCGTCTACGATTCAAGGATTGCTGAGACCACCAAGGATCATGTTTTTCTTGGCATGGCTGGTGAAGATGGGGAAG ACATGCTGCCAAAAGTGGAGACAAGGGTTGTTCTGGTAGGAGAAGCGGGCAGAAATGAGGCGCTGGTCAAGGCACTGCAG GCCATCAGTGTAATGGAGGTACCGGTGGTAAAGATAAGAGACGGCGAGGCGGgtgcagaggagaaaacaatgATAAAATCTATAGTCAATATG GACATCAACACGCCTTTCATAACGACCGACAATGTCCAGGAGTTTGCAGATGGGGAGAACACTGATTTTGAGACGGTGTTCGTCCTTGCAGACTTTGATTCTTCAGACTACAACTACCTCTACAAACATGACAACCGCATCGTTGGGCCTCCTGTTGTGCTGTACTGTGCTGCAAAGGAAGAG CCTCTACAATTTTCATGTCGTCCTCTCTACTCCACCACTATGCTTAACCTTTCGCTGTGTTTCACTGGCTtcagaaacaaagaggaaatg AAGAACTTGGTGAATCTGGTTCATCATATGGGTGGAACCATCCGTAAGGATTTCAGCACCAAGGTTACTCATCTCATCGCCCACTCTACACATGGGGAGAAATATAGG CTGGCAGTGTGCATGGGGACGCCCATCCTTACTCCGTCATGGATTCACAAGGCCTGGGAGAGAAGAGATGAGGC CTTGTTTCatgcaggagaggaggagtttAGAACAGAGTTCAAAGTGCCCCCCTTCCAGGACTGCATCCTCAGTTTTTTGGGGTTCTCTGCAGAGGAGAAGGCCAACATGGAGGAGCGGACACTTAAACATG GTGGCAGTTATCTTGAGGTTGGACATGACAGGTGTACACACATGGTGGTGGAGGAGAATTCTGTGAAGGAGCTGCCATTTTCTCCCTCCAAGAAACTTTTTGTGGTCAAACAGGAG tGGTTCTGGGGAAGCATTCAGATGGATGCTCGGGCCGGAGAGTCTATGTACCTCTACGAGAAG AATGACAGCCCGGCCATGAAGAAGGCAGTGTCTCTCTTGTCCCTCACCACTCCTAACAGTAACCGTAAGCGTCGGCGTCTGAGGGACACACTGGCTCAGCTTACCAAGGAGACCGAGATCTCCCCCTTCCCTCCACCACGCAAAAGACAGTCAGCAGAGCACTGCCTGTCCATAGGTTCTCTGCTGGACATCTCCAACACGCCTGAGACATGCAAGGCCTTGACTG AAAACAGAGTAGGAAAGAATACAGTGAGCAATGGAGACCATACTGTGACCAGGAATAggacaaggaggaggaaaagcagGGAAAGGAGGGttaggacagagagagaagagtggaGGAAAAGGTCTAACCTGAATACCCGTCAACAACCAGATGAGTGGCCTCAGCCAAGAACTTCTGCAG AGAGTTCAAAGCCATCCAAGAGTTCGACTCCAGTTCTCTCCAAGCAGTCAGCCAGGTGGCAGGTCTCCAAGGAACTCTACCAGACTGAGAGCAACTATGTAGACATCTTAAACACCATCCTACAG ctTTTCAAATTTCCACTGGAAAAAGAGGAGCAGGTAGGCGGACCCATCCTGGCCCAAGAAGAGATCAAGACGATATTTGGCAGTATTCCAGACATCTATGAAGTTCACACCAGAATTAAG AATGACCTGGAGGAACTCCTGACTGACTGGTTAGAGGAGAGGAGTGTAGGAGACATCATTCTTAAATAT TCTAAAGAGCTGGTGAAGACCTACCCACCCTTTGTCAACTTTTTTGAAATGAGCAAGGAGACTATTGTTCGGTGTGAGAAACAAAAACCACGCTTCCATGCGTTTCTCAAG ATCAACCAGGCCAAACCAGAGTGTGGCAGACAGACACTGGTGGAGCTGCTAATCAGGCCTGTACAGAGACTGCCTAGTGTGGCCCTTCTTCTTAACG ACATAAAGAAACATACATCAGATGACAACCCAGACAAGATAACACTGGAGAAAGCAATAGAGTCTCTGAAAGAAGTCATGAC TCACATCAACGAGGACAAGAGGAAGACTGAAGGCCAGAAGCAAATTTTTGATGTGGTGTATGAAGTTGATGGCTGTCCT GCCAATTTGCTGTCCTCCCATCGCAGCCTGGTTTACCGAGTAGAAACAATTGCCCTGGGAGATCAGCCATGTGACCGTGGAGAACATGTCACACTGTTTCTCTTCAATGACTGCCTTGAG ATCGCAAGGAAGAGACACAAGGTTATCAACACATTTAAGAGTCCACTGGGACAGACAAGACCGCCTCCACCGCTCAAACACATTGCACTGATGCCGCTGTCCCAGATTCGAAGAGTGCTCGACCTGCAAGACACAGAAG ATTGTGTCAATGCCTTTGCTTTGGTCGTCCGCCCTCCGACTGAACATGAGAACTTGTTGTTCAGCTTCCAACTGGCTGGAGAGGAAACCGTTAAAAGTGCCTGGCTGCGGACGCTTTGCCGCCATGTGGCTAACACCATCTGCCGGGCTGATGCG GAGGACATGATTCAGTGTACAGATCCAGACTCACTCCAGGTCACCACCAAGGATATGGACAGCACTCTGAGCAAAGCTTCAAGGGCCATTAAGAAGACTTCAAAGAAG GTGACAAGGGCTTTTTCTTTCACAAAGACCCCGAAGCGTGTGATCCAGAGGGCGTTCTTGGCTAACAACACTCCAGATGAGAAAGGCCAGAGTTGTGAAAACCACATCGGCAGCAGCTCCACACTGGCT ATGTCGCGCTCTGCCTCCACGTTCAGTCTGAGTGATTCTGGCAAGAGCAGTGCCGTGGTGCAGCGCTCTAACTCTCTGGACCACCCTCCTGTCAGAGCAAGAGTCCCTGTCTGTATGCGTACTCCTTGCAGCCCAGCCCAAAAGCCTGTCTGTAGCCCTAGTCCCTGTGCTGCCCCTGAATCCAGCCACAGACTTGGACCCAACTATTATCCTAGCCCTAGAGAATCCAAGTCCACTCATAATGATTCATTGCTGACCCAACCAGCACAATCTAATTTAGGCCTCAGCACCCCCCAACAGTCCACCTCCATTTCCATTCCAGCTATCCAAAAGTCCACTCAGCTCAACTCCAAAGACCCCCAGCCAAAATCTAGCCAGCATATGTCCAGACACCTACCCTCTGCAGGATTCCAGCCAAAGTTAGTGACTCCTCTGCATTGTAATACCAAAGAGAGGACCTTCTCTGAATCATGTAGAGATCCCCAGATCCCCTTGGACCCATGCAAAGCTGTCTTGACCAGTCCTCGCAGGGAGACACTGCTGTAA
- the ect2 gene encoding protein ECT2 isoform X2, translating to MADSSIVTLGTARSLLVDSSVYDSRIAETTKDHVFLGMAGEDGEDMLPKVETRVVLVGEAGRNEALVKALQDINTPFITTDNVQEFADGENTDFETVFVLADFDSSDYNYLYKHDNRIVGPPVVLYCAAKEEPLQFSCRPLYSTTMLNLSLCFTGFRNKEEMKNLVNLVHHMGGTIRKDFSTKVTHLIAHSTHGEKYRLAVCMGTPILTPSWIHKAWERRDEALFHAGEEEFRTEFKVPPFQDCILSFLGFSAEEKANMEERTLKHGGSYLEVGHDRCTHMVVEENSVKELPFSPSKKLFVVKQEWFWGSIQMDARAGESMYLYEKNDSPAMKKAVSLLSLTTPNSNRKRRRLRDTLAQLTKETEISPFPPPRKRQSAEHCLSIGSLLDISNTPETCKALTENRVGKNTVSNGDHTVTRNRTRRRKSRERRVRTEREEWRKRSNLNTRQQPDEWPQPRTSAESSKPSKSSTPVLSKQSARWQVSKELYQTESNYVDILNTILQLFKFPLEKEEQVGGPILAQEEIKTIFGSIPDIYEVHTRIKNDLEELLTDWLEERSVGDIILKYSKELVKTYPPFVNFFEMSKETIVRCEKQKPRFHAFLKINQAKPECGRQTLVELLIRPVQRLPSVALLLNDIKKHTSDDNPDKITLEKAIESLKEVMTHINEDKRKTEGQKQIFDVVYEVDGCPANLLSSHRSLVYRVETIALGDQPCDRGEHVTLFLFNDCLEIARKRHKVINTFKSPLGQTRPPPPLKHIALMPLSQIRRVLDLQDTEDCVNAFALVVRPPTEHENLLFSFQLAGEETVKSAWLRTLCRHVANTICRADAEDMIQCTDPDSLQVTTKDMDSTLSKASRAIKKTSKKVTRAFSFTKTPKRVIQRAFLANNTPDEKGQSCENHIGSSSTLAMSRSASTFSLSDSGKSSAVVQRSNSLDHPPVRARVPVCMRTPCSPAQKPVCSPSPCAAPESSHRLGPNYYPSPRESKSTHNDSLLTQPAQSNLGLSTPQQSTSISIPAIQKSTQLNSKDPQPKSSQHMSRHLPSAGFQPKLVTPLHCNTKERTFSESCRDPQIPLDPCKAVLTSPRRETLL from the exons ATGGCTGACAGCAGCATAGTGACTTTAGGGACAGCTCGGAGTCTGTTGGTGGATTCTTCCGTCTACGATTCAAGGATTGCTGAGACCACCAAGGATCATGTTTTTCTTGGCATGGCTGGTGAAGATGGGGAAG ACATGCTGCCAAAAGTGGAGACAAGGGTTGTTCTGGTAGGAGAAGCGGGCAGAAATGAGGCGCTGGTCAAGGCACTGCAG GACATCAACACGCCTTTCATAACGACCGACAATGTCCAGGAGTTTGCAGATGGGGAGAACACTGATTTTGAGACGGTGTTCGTCCTTGCAGACTTTGATTCTTCAGACTACAACTACCTCTACAAACATGACAACCGCATCGTTGGGCCTCCTGTTGTGCTGTACTGTGCTGCAAAGGAAGAG CCTCTACAATTTTCATGTCGTCCTCTCTACTCCACCACTATGCTTAACCTTTCGCTGTGTTTCACTGGCTtcagaaacaaagaggaaatg AAGAACTTGGTGAATCTGGTTCATCATATGGGTGGAACCATCCGTAAGGATTTCAGCACCAAGGTTACTCATCTCATCGCCCACTCTACACATGGGGAGAAATATAGG CTGGCAGTGTGCATGGGGACGCCCATCCTTACTCCGTCATGGATTCACAAGGCCTGGGAGAGAAGAGATGAGGC CTTGTTTCatgcaggagaggaggagtttAGAACAGAGTTCAAAGTGCCCCCCTTCCAGGACTGCATCCTCAGTTTTTTGGGGTTCTCTGCAGAGGAGAAGGCCAACATGGAGGAGCGGACACTTAAACATG GTGGCAGTTATCTTGAGGTTGGACATGACAGGTGTACACACATGGTGGTGGAGGAGAATTCTGTGAAGGAGCTGCCATTTTCTCCCTCCAAGAAACTTTTTGTGGTCAAACAGGAG tGGTTCTGGGGAAGCATTCAGATGGATGCTCGGGCCGGAGAGTCTATGTACCTCTACGAGAAG AATGACAGCCCGGCCATGAAGAAGGCAGTGTCTCTCTTGTCCCTCACCACTCCTAACAGTAACCGTAAGCGTCGGCGTCTGAGGGACACACTGGCTCAGCTTACCAAGGAGACCGAGATCTCCCCCTTCCCTCCACCACGCAAAAGACAGTCAGCAGAGCACTGCCTGTCCATAGGTTCTCTGCTGGACATCTCCAACACGCCTGAGACATGCAAGGCCTTGACTG AAAACAGAGTAGGAAAGAATACAGTGAGCAATGGAGACCATACTGTGACCAGGAATAggacaaggaggaggaaaagcagGGAAAGGAGGGttaggacagagagagaagagtggaGGAAAAGGTCTAACCTGAATACCCGTCAACAACCAGATGAGTGGCCTCAGCCAAGAACTTCTGCAG AGAGTTCAAAGCCATCCAAGAGTTCGACTCCAGTTCTCTCCAAGCAGTCAGCCAGGTGGCAGGTCTCCAAGGAACTCTACCAGACTGAGAGCAACTATGTAGACATCTTAAACACCATCCTACAG ctTTTCAAATTTCCACTGGAAAAAGAGGAGCAGGTAGGCGGACCCATCCTGGCCCAAGAAGAGATCAAGACGATATTTGGCAGTATTCCAGACATCTATGAAGTTCACACCAGAATTAAG AATGACCTGGAGGAACTCCTGACTGACTGGTTAGAGGAGAGGAGTGTAGGAGACATCATTCTTAAATAT TCTAAAGAGCTGGTGAAGACCTACCCACCCTTTGTCAACTTTTTTGAAATGAGCAAGGAGACTATTGTTCGGTGTGAGAAACAAAAACCACGCTTCCATGCGTTTCTCAAG ATCAACCAGGCCAAACCAGAGTGTGGCAGACAGACACTGGTGGAGCTGCTAATCAGGCCTGTACAGAGACTGCCTAGTGTGGCCCTTCTTCTTAACG ACATAAAGAAACATACATCAGATGACAACCCAGACAAGATAACACTGGAGAAAGCAATAGAGTCTCTGAAAGAAGTCATGAC TCACATCAACGAGGACAAGAGGAAGACTGAAGGCCAGAAGCAAATTTTTGATGTGGTGTATGAAGTTGATGGCTGTCCT GCCAATTTGCTGTCCTCCCATCGCAGCCTGGTTTACCGAGTAGAAACAATTGCCCTGGGAGATCAGCCATGTGACCGTGGAGAACATGTCACACTGTTTCTCTTCAATGACTGCCTTGAG ATCGCAAGGAAGAGACACAAGGTTATCAACACATTTAAGAGTCCACTGGGACAGACAAGACCGCCTCCACCGCTCAAACACATTGCACTGATGCCGCTGTCCCAGATTCGAAGAGTGCTCGACCTGCAAGACACAGAAG ATTGTGTCAATGCCTTTGCTTTGGTCGTCCGCCCTCCGACTGAACATGAGAACTTGTTGTTCAGCTTCCAACTGGCTGGAGAGGAAACCGTTAAAAGTGCCTGGCTGCGGACGCTTTGCCGCCATGTGGCTAACACCATCTGCCGGGCTGATGCG GAGGACATGATTCAGTGTACAGATCCAGACTCACTCCAGGTCACCACCAAGGATATGGACAGCACTCTGAGCAAAGCTTCAAGGGCCATTAAGAAGACTTCAAAGAAG GTGACAAGGGCTTTTTCTTTCACAAAGACCCCGAAGCGTGTGATCCAGAGGGCGTTCTTGGCTAACAACACTCCAGATGAGAAAGGCCAGAGTTGTGAAAACCACATCGGCAGCAGCTCCACACTGGCT ATGTCGCGCTCTGCCTCCACGTTCAGTCTGAGTGATTCTGGCAAGAGCAGTGCCGTGGTGCAGCGCTCTAACTCTCTGGACCACCCTCCTGTCAGAGCAAGAGTCCCTGTCTGTATGCGTACTCCTTGCAGCCCAGCCCAAAAGCCTGTCTGTAGCCCTAGTCCCTGTGCTGCCCCTGAATCCAGCCACAGACTTGGACCCAACTATTATCCTAGCCCTAGAGAATCCAAGTCCACTCATAATGATTCATTGCTGACCCAACCAGCACAATCTAATTTAGGCCTCAGCACCCCCCAACAGTCCACCTCCATTTCCATTCCAGCTATCCAAAAGTCCACTCAGCTCAACTCCAAAGACCCCCAGCCAAAATCTAGCCAGCATATGTCCAGACACCTACCCTCTGCAGGATTCCAGCCAAAGTTAGTGACTCCTCTGCATTGTAATACCAAAGAGAGGACCTTCTCTGAATCATGTAGAGATCCCCAGATCCCCTTGGACCCATGCAAAGCTGTCTTGACCAGTCCTCGCAGGGAGACACTGCTGTAA
- the ect2 gene encoding protein ECT2 isoform X4 → MADSSIVTLGTARSLLVDSSVYDSRIAETTKDHVFLGMAGEDGEDMLPKVETRVVLVGEAGRNEALVKALQAISVMEVPVVKIRDGEAGAEEKTMIKSIVNMDINTPFITTDNVQEFADGENTDFETVFVLADFDSSDYNYLYKHDNRIVGPPVVLYCAAKEEPLQFSCRPLYSTTMLNLSLCFTGFRNKEEMKNLVNLVHHMGGTIRKDFSTKVTHLIAHSTHGEKYRLAVCMGTPILTPSWIHKAWERRDEALFHAGEEEFRTEFKVPPFQDCILSFLGFSAEEKANMEERTLKHGGSYLEVGHDRCTHMVVEENSVKELPFSPSKKLFVVKQEWFWGSIQMDARAGESMYLYEKNDSPAMKKAVSLLSLTTPNSNRKRRRLRDTLAQLTKETEISPFPPPRKRQSAEHCLSIGSLLDISNTPETCKALTENRVGKNTVSNGDHTVTRNRTRRRKSRERRVRTEREEWRKRSNLNTRQQPDEWPQPRTSAESSKPSKSSTPVLSKQSARWQVSKELYQTESNYVDILNTILQLFKFPLEKEEQVGGPILAQEEIKTIFGSIPDIYEVHTRIKNDLEELLTDWLEERSVGDIILKYSKELVKTYPPFVNFFEMSKETIVRCEKQKPRFHAFLKINQAKPECGRQTLVELLIRPVQRLPSVALLLNDIKKHTSDDNPDKITLEKAIESLKEVMTHINEDKRKTEGQKQIFDVVYEVDGCPANLLSSHRSLVYRVETIALGDQPCDRGEHVTLFLFNDCLEIARKRHKVINTFKSPLGQTRPPPPLKHIALMPLSQIRRVLDLQDTEDCVNAFALVVRPPTEHENLLFSFQLAGEETVKSAWLRTLCRHVANTICRADAEDMIQCTDPDSLQVTTKDMDSTLSKASRAIKKTSKKVTRAFSFTKTPKRVIQRAFLANNTPDEKGQSCENHIGSSSTLAARHSPSMVNLPSMFERKYHTFSRSTTHLF, encoded by the exons ATGGCTGACAGCAGCATAGTGACTTTAGGGACAGCTCGGAGTCTGTTGGTGGATTCTTCCGTCTACGATTCAAGGATTGCTGAGACCACCAAGGATCATGTTTTTCTTGGCATGGCTGGTGAAGATGGGGAAG ACATGCTGCCAAAAGTGGAGACAAGGGTTGTTCTGGTAGGAGAAGCGGGCAGAAATGAGGCGCTGGTCAAGGCACTGCAG GCCATCAGTGTAATGGAGGTACCGGTGGTAAAGATAAGAGACGGCGAGGCGGgtgcagaggagaaaacaatgATAAAATCTATAGTCAATATG GACATCAACACGCCTTTCATAACGACCGACAATGTCCAGGAGTTTGCAGATGGGGAGAACACTGATTTTGAGACGGTGTTCGTCCTTGCAGACTTTGATTCTTCAGACTACAACTACCTCTACAAACATGACAACCGCATCGTTGGGCCTCCTGTTGTGCTGTACTGTGCTGCAAAGGAAGAG CCTCTACAATTTTCATGTCGTCCTCTCTACTCCACCACTATGCTTAACCTTTCGCTGTGTTTCACTGGCTtcagaaacaaagaggaaatg AAGAACTTGGTGAATCTGGTTCATCATATGGGTGGAACCATCCGTAAGGATTTCAGCACCAAGGTTACTCATCTCATCGCCCACTCTACACATGGGGAGAAATATAGG CTGGCAGTGTGCATGGGGACGCCCATCCTTACTCCGTCATGGATTCACAAGGCCTGGGAGAGAAGAGATGAGGC CTTGTTTCatgcaggagaggaggagtttAGAACAGAGTTCAAAGTGCCCCCCTTCCAGGACTGCATCCTCAGTTTTTTGGGGTTCTCTGCAGAGGAGAAGGCCAACATGGAGGAGCGGACACTTAAACATG GTGGCAGTTATCTTGAGGTTGGACATGACAGGTGTACACACATGGTGGTGGAGGAGAATTCTGTGAAGGAGCTGCCATTTTCTCCCTCCAAGAAACTTTTTGTGGTCAAACAGGAG tGGTTCTGGGGAAGCATTCAGATGGATGCTCGGGCCGGAGAGTCTATGTACCTCTACGAGAAG AATGACAGCCCGGCCATGAAGAAGGCAGTGTCTCTCTTGTCCCTCACCACTCCTAACAGTAACCGTAAGCGTCGGCGTCTGAGGGACACACTGGCTCAGCTTACCAAGGAGACCGAGATCTCCCCCTTCCCTCCACCACGCAAAAGACAGTCAGCAGAGCACTGCCTGTCCATAGGTTCTCTGCTGGACATCTCCAACACGCCTGAGACATGCAAGGCCTTGACTG AAAACAGAGTAGGAAAGAATACAGTGAGCAATGGAGACCATACTGTGACCAGGAATAggacaaggaggaggaaaagcagGGAAAGGAGGGttaggacagagagagaagagtggaGGAAAAGGTCTAACCTGAATACCCGTCAACAACCAGATGAGTGGCCTCAGCCAAGAACTTCTGCAG AGAGTTCAAAGCCATCCAAGAGTTCGACTCCAGTTCTCTCCAAGCAGTCAGCCAGGTGGCAGGTCTCCAAGGAACTCTACCAGACTGAGAGCAACTATGTAGACATCTTAAACACCATCCTACAG ctTTTCAAATTTCCACTGGAAAAAGAGGAGCAGGTAGGCGGACCCATCCTGGCCCAAGAAGAGATCAAGACGATATTTGGCAGTATTCCAGACATCTATGAAGTTCACACCAGAATTAAG AATGACCTGGAGGAACTCCTGACTGACTGGTTAGAGGAGAGGAGTGTAGGAGACATCATTCTTAAATAT TCTAAAGAGCTGGTGAAGACCTACCCACCCTTTGTCAACTTTTTTGAAATGAGCAAGGAGACTATTGTTCGGTGTGAGAAACAAAAACCACGCTTCCATGCGTTTCTCAAG ATCAACCAGGCCAAACCAGAGTGTGGCAGACAGACACTGGTGGAGCTGCTAATCAGGCCTGTACAGAGACTGCCTAGTGTGGCCCTTCTTCTTAACG ACATAAAGAAACATACATCAGATGACAACCCAGACAAGATAACACTGGAGAAAGCAATAGAGTCTCTGAAAGAAGTCATGAC TCACATCAACGAGGACAAGAGGAAGACTGAAGGCCAGAAGCAAATTTTTGATGTGGTGTATGAAGTTGATGGCTGTCCT GCCAATTTGCTGTCCTCCCATCGCAGCCTGGTTTACCGAGTAGAAACAATTGCCCTGGGAGATCAGCCATGTGACCGTGGAGAACATGTCACACTGTTTCTCTTCAATGACTGCCTTGAG ATCGCAAGGAAGAGACACAAGGTTATCAACACATTTAAGAGTCCACTGGGACAGACAAGACCGCCTCCACCGCTCAAACACATTGCACTGATGCCGCTGTCCCAGATTCGAAGAGTGCTCGACCTGCAAGACACAGAAG ATTGTGTCAATGCCTTTGCTTTGGTCGTCCGCCCTCCGACTGAACATGAGAACTTGTTGTTCAGCTTCCAACTGGCTGGAGAGGAAACCGTTAAAAGTGCCTGGCTGCGGACGCTTTGCCGCCATGTGGCTAACACCATCTGCCGGGCTGATGCG GAGGACATGATTCAGTGTACAGATCCAGACTCACTCCAGGTCACCACCAAGGATATGGACAGCACTCTGAGCAAAGCTTCAAGGGCCATTAAGAAGACTTCAAAGAAG GTGACAAGGGCTTTTTCTTTCACAAAGACCCCGAAGCGTGTGATCCAGAGGGCGTTCTTGGCTAACAACACTCCAGATGAGAAAGGCCAGAGTTGTGAAAACCACATCGGCAGCAGCTCCACACTGGCT